In Lonchura striata isolate bLonStr1 chromosome 18, bLonStr1.mat, whole genome shotgun sequence, one genomic interval encodes:
- the P2RX4 gene encoding P2X purinoceptor 4, whose translation MALCGALHSFLFEYDTPRIVLIRSRKVGLINRAVQLGILAYVIGWVFLWEKGYQETDSVVSSVTTKVKGVTLTNTSTLGARVWDVADYVIPPQGENTVFVMTNVILTLNQSQGRCPELPDDQTKCKVKNNCIPGYVSTHSSGIQTGECVPYNNSIKTCEVFAWCPVEDDYHIPKPAFLQEAENFTLLVKNNIWYRKFNFSKRNILPTITSTYLKNCIYDAQTDPFCPIFRLGKIVEAAGQDFQEMAVEGGVMALQINWDCNLDRAASHCVPKYSFRRLDNKDSAHTVSPGYNFRFAKYYRNSDGTESRTLVKAYGIRFDIIVFGKAGKFDVIPTMINIGSGLALFGVATVLCDIVVLYCMKKKYYYREKKYKYVEDYELGVGETYGTDS comes from the exons atGGCGCTGTGCGGGGCTCTGCACAGCTTCCTCTTCGAGTACGACACGCCGCGCATCGTGCTGATCCGCAGCCGCAAAGTGGGGCTCATCAACCGCGCGGTGCAGCTCGGCATCCTCGCCTACGTGATCGG GTGGGTTTTTCTGTGGGAAAAGGGCTACCAGGAAACAGACTCTGTGGTCAGTTCTGTAACCACGAAGGTGAAGGGAGTAACACTGACAAACACATCCACTTTGGGAGCCAGGGTCTGGGATGTAGCTGACTATGTCATCCCTCCTCAG GGTGAGAACACTGTGTTTGTCATGACCAATGTGATACTCACACTGAACCAGAGCCAAGGCCGCTGCCCAGAG ctcccagaCGATCAAACAAAGTGCAAGGTGAAGAACAACTGTATTCCAGGATATGTCAGCACCCACAGCAGTG GCATCCAGACTGGGGAGTGTGTTCCATACAACAACAGCATTAAGACCTGTGAAGTCTTTGCGTGGTGCCCCGTGGAGGATGACTATCACATACCCAA GCCAGCATTCCTGCAAGAAGCTGAGAACTTCACCCTTCTGGTGAAGAACAACATTTGGTACCGCAAGTTCAACTTCAGCAA GCGAAACATCCTCCCCACTATCACCTCCACCTACCTCAAGAACTGCATCTATGACGCCCAGACAGATCCCTTCTGCCCTATCTTCCGTTTAGGGAAAATAGTTGAAGCTGCAGGGCAGGACTTCCAGGAAATGGCTGTGGAG GGTGGAGTCATGGCACTGCAGATCAACTGGGACTGCAACCTGGACAGGGCTGCTTCCCACTGTgtgccaaaatattccttccGGCGCCTCGACAACAAGGACTCTGCCCACACCGTCTCACCTGGCTACAACTTCAG GTTTGCAAAATACTACAGGAATAGTGATGGAACTGAATCACGGACGCTTGTCAAAGCTTATGGCATCCGCTTTGATATCATAGTGTTTGGAAAG GCAGGAAAATTTGATGTAATTCCTACCATGATTAACATCGGCTCTGGCTTAGCACTGTTTGGTGTG GCAACAGTGCTGTGTGACATTGTTGTTCTATATTGCATGAAGAAGAAATACTACTATCGGgagaagaaatacaaatatgtGGAGGATTATGAACTG GGAGTTGGTGAGACATATGGAACAGACTCCtga